From Gallaecimonas pentaromativorans, the proteins below share one genomic window:
- the gap gene encoding type I glyceraldehyde-3-phosphate dehydrogenase, giving the protein MRVAINGYGRIGRNILRALFESEKSYDIDIVAINDLGDAAINAHLTQYDTIHGRFNAKVSHDEKALYINDKAIAIYSERDPSKLPWGELGIDIVFECTGLFTTGESAKAHLGAGAKKVLISAPGKNVDATVVYGVNHDVLTKDMTIVSNASCTTNCLAPIAKPLNDTLGIESGLMTTIHSYTNDQRLTDVYHSDLHRARAAALNMIPTKTGAAAAVGLVVPALKGKVDGMAVRVPTANVSLVDLTFTAGRDTSIEEVNAILSEAASHGALSEVLAINTAPLVSMDFNHVAFSSNFDATQTRVQGRLVKVMSWYDNEWGFSNRMLDTATAMMAAK; this is encoded by the coding sequence ATGCGGGTTGCCATTAACGGTTATGGTCGTATCGGTCGCAACATCCTGCGCGCACTTTTCGAATCCGAGAAAAGCTATGACATCGACATCGTTGCCATCAACGATCTGGGCGATGCTGCCATCAATGCTCACCTGACCCAGTACGACACCATTCACGGCCGCTTTAACGCCAAGGTCAGCCACGACGAAAAAGCGCTGTACATCAACGACAAAGCCATTGCCATTTACAGCGAGCGTGACCCGTCCAAACTGCCCTGGGGCGAGCTTGGCATTGACATCGTGTTCGAGTGTACCGGCCTTTTCACCACCGGTGAAAGCGCCAAGGCGCACCTTGGAGCCGGCGCCAAGAAGGTCTTGATCTCCGCCCCTGGCAAGAACGTGGATGCCACCGTGGTCTATGGCGTCAACCATGACGTGTTGACCAAGGACATGACCATTGTTTCCAATGCGTCCTGTACCACCAACTGTCTGGCGCCCATCGCCAAGCCCCTGAACGATACCCTGGGTATCGAAAGCGGCCTGATGACCACCATTCACTCCTACACCAACGATCAGCGCCTGACCGACGTGTACCACTCGGACTTGCACCGTGCCCGCGCCGCCGCGCTCAACATGATCCCCACCAAAACCGGCGCTGCCGCCGCGGTGGGCCTGGTGGTTCCGGCCCTCAAAGGCAAAGTGGACGGTATGGCGGTACGGGTACCCACTGCCAACGTCTCTTTGGTGGATCTGACCTTCACCGCCGGTCGCGACACCAGCATCGAAGAAGTGAACGCCATCCTCAGCGAAGCGGCCAGCCATGGCGCGCTGTCCGAAGTGCTGGCCATCAACACCGCACCGCTGGTGTCCATGGACTTCAACCACGTGGCCTTTTCATCCAACTTTGACGCCACCCAAACCCGGGTACAGGGCCGCCTGGTCAAGGTGATGAGCTGGTACGACAACGAGTGGGGTTTCTCCAACCGGATGCTCGATACCGCCACGGCCATGATGGCCGCCAAGTAA